AAGTGAATCCTAAAGATACGATTTTGGATGCTGCTTTGGCAGTAGGTGTTGATTTGCCTTTTTCTTGTCAATCAGGTATTTGCTGTACCTGTATGGGTAAGTTGAAAAGTGGGAAGGTGCATATGGACATCAATGAGGCTCTGAGCGCAAAGGAAATTGAAGAGGGTTTTGTGTTGGTGTGTCAATCGCATCCCTTGACGGATGATGTGGTCGTGGAGATGCAATAAGTTATTGTATTAAAGCAGGTTAGATTTTGCTGATTCTAACTAATTCTGCGGAATACTTCTAAGTCTATTGCTTTTGGACTTTGGACGAAAGATTAAAGACATAAGACAAAAGATTTTAAATCATTGATAGCAAAGGAATTAAGTAAAATTGTATTTTTAATGCAATTTACTCGTAACCAAACATTTACTTCTTTTGTTCAAAGTCCAAATTACATCCCCCATTTAAAGACCCATAGATTAACAAATCTTCAAGCCAATTTTCATGATAGCAAAATGGAATATTGGTGAGCAGGGTTCAAAACTCCATTTAGTTTTTTTGTTGTAAGGAGTAAAAACACTCATGCCCCTTGATAATTCTTTCGGTTTTTTTGAAATCTTGCGTTTACGCTTAACTTCTCCTAACTTTGGTTCTGTTTTTTGCATCGCTCTTGAGTTTTGATTGTTTGCAATACTGATTTAAAACTTTTGGGCTATTTTCAATAATGCACAGAATTGGTTAGAATCAGGTTTTTTTGACTACAAAATTGAGGTGTAACCATGTTTTTGCAATAATTCACCCATTTTTTATAGTTTTAATCGAAAAATCACCCCTTATCACCATGTCCTTACTATTAAAACCCTATTGTATAATCCTTGCTCACCTCATTTTTAGCTGCAAAAACATCTGTTTTGTAAGTTTTTTATTGTGTTATTTGTCCATGTATGCTCAAATACCTGCCGATTCCATCCAAATAGATTATTACTATCCAAATAAACTTCAATATGAGGATGCTGTTTACAAAGAAAATATTCGCACGGTTTTATTTCATGTAAAAAACCAACAGCTTACACCTGCAATTATTCCGCTATCAGGCGAACTTCAATTGGAATTGACCTTTGACGAATTGGGCGAGGAGGTGAATTATTATAGTTATCAATTGGTGCTTTGCGATGCCGATTGGACACCTTCGAGTTTGGATTCCTTTGACTATATCAATGGATTTATTGAGCAAGACATAACACGCTATCAGTTTTCACTTAATACCTTTCAGCCTTATACACAGTACCAATTGGAGATTCCGAACCGCAATATGCAAATTACCAAATCGGGTAATTATTTATTGAAGGTTTATCGAAGTGGTGATGAAGACGACTTGGTTTTGACGAGGCGGATGATTGTGTATGAAAATTTTATGCGAATTGAAGGACGTTTTTCAAGTCCGACTTTGACTGCTGTATTGCGAACCCACCAAAGACTTGATTTTAGCTTGGTTCATAAGGGTTTGAATATTGTAAATCCAATGGCTGAACTCAATGTGGTGGTGCTTCAAAACGGACGGTGGGACAATGCTTTGAAGAATTTGAAGCCCACGTTTATGCACGTTGACGAGTTGATTTACAATTTTGCGAACAGAAACCTATTTGAAGCAGGCAATGAGTTTCGGTACTTCGATTTTCGGAGCATTCGGTATCGTAGCGAAAGGGTAAAAAGATTGGAAGAAGACAAGGAAATGCGTGAAAAACACGTTTATTTGAAAGAAGACTACCCCCGCACTCCTGAAGGCATTCGTTTTAGAATCAACTATACTGACTTCAATGGCAGATATGAGATTGGGATGCGAGATGGTTTGTTCAACTATTTGGATGCCGATTATGCTTTTGTGCATTTCACCTTGCCCTTTGATGAACCGTTGAGGAATGGTAATATATACTTGTTTGGAGGTTTTACGGATTGGCAAATCGCTCCTCGCTATCAGTTGAAATACGATTATGAACAAAAAGCATATCAAGCTTGTATTTATTTGAAGCAAGGTTTTTACAACTATCAATATGTGCTGCTGGAGGATGGAGATTTTGTACCAAAAGCGGAGCCATTTGAAGGAAATTATTACCGCACTGAAAATGATTATACCATCTTGGTGTATCACCGCAAATTTGGGGCAAGATATGACCGATTGATTGGAATAAAAACCTTAAATTCGAGAATCTAATTCTTTTAGACTTTGGACGAGGAAACAAAGATGTAAGAAGCAGGAATTTAATTTATTGATAACAAATTATTTGTGTTGAATTGCATTGGTGAACTAAATTTTTGATTATCAAATTTTTATAAGTTGTTTCCTATTTCTTTTATCCAAAGTCCAAAATTCTTTAACTTAGTAAAAAATTGCAATAGAGTGTTATCGAATACAAAGCCTAAAACAGGGAGTTTTATACTGGCCGAGCCTTTTATGAACTGTCCCGAATTTGATAGAACCGTTGTGCTATTATGTGAACACGACGAAGTAAAGGGTACTTTTGGTTTGGTGGTCAATCGAAAACTAAAAGAAACATTATCGGATGTAGTCCCTGATATAGACGCATTTGATGCACCGCTGTATTATGGTGGCCCTGTTGGTGAAAATACGCTGTATTATTTACACGATTACAGCGAGTTGATTGAAGGTAGCACAAAAATAGCGGAAGGTATTTATATGGGCGGTGATTTTGAACAAATCAAATCCCTTATCAATACCCGCCAAATTGATCCTCGTTTTATTCGTTTTTATATAGGATATTCAGGTTGGGAAGGAGGACAATTGAAGGAAGAAATGGGAACTAATTCATGGATTGTTGTACCCAGTCAATCAAAATATATTTTTGGTGCTGATTCGACAAACCTTTGGAGAGAAATACTTCGAGATACCAATGACGATCATTTTCGCATTATTTCTCATTTTCCAGAATCGCCCTCTTTGAATTGATTTTTCAAGCATGACAATGACAAACAATCACCACTTTTTAGATAATCTGATAGATACAGTTCCTTTGGGAATCATAGTGCTAAGTGAGACTGGAGAGGTATTAAAAACAAATCAGCAAGCAATAGAAATAATAGGGATTTCTATTGAGGAAAAAGAACCAAAAGAAAAACGACTTTCAGATTTAATGGACTCTATGCCTGAGTGGAGTGAATATTTGCAAATGGTGATTAAAAAACGGTTACAACCCTTCAATTTTGTAACCTCATCTTTTGAAAATAAAACACTAAAGCTTCAAAGTCAATGGATTTCAGATACCTTTATCATATTTGTTGAAGATATTACCAAAATCAACAGCATCGAAAAACAGGCCTTACACGCTACCCTGGAAGGTCAAGAACAGGAACGGCGGCGAATTGCACAAGAAATACACGATGGATTGGGACCACTTTTTTCATCACTGACCATGCACATCGAATCTTTGGAGGCCATCATTGAAGAAAAAACACCCGAGTTTATTTTTGAGTGTTCTATTCTTCGAGAACTATCCAAAACCATTGCACAAGATATTCGGGCTATTTCACATGATTTGATGCCTTCAGCAGTTGAAGATTTTGGAGTAGCAACAGCTTTAGAAAACTTATGCGATAGTACAAACGAAGTGGCGAAAGCTGAAATAAGTTTTTATGGAACGAATGTAGAACAGCGTTTGGACAAAAACATTGAATTAGGTTTGTACCGAATCGGGCAGGAATTACTCAACAATGCACTGAAATATTCTAAGGCAGAAAATATTGTTATTCAATTGATAAGACATCCAAATAGCATTGTACTGATGGTAGAGGATGATGGCATAGGTTTTGATAATCAACTAATGAAAGATAAGAAAAAAGGTATTGGTTGGCGCAATATCAATACCCGTACTAAATCTTTAGGAGGTTTATTTACGATTGATAGTCGAGTTGGAGAAGGAGTATTGGGAACAGTCGAAATTCCATTAAAAAACTAAAACTGCCAATTAAAAAAACATTAAATAATATTGTATATTATTTATTTGCTTCTATTTTATTCCTTAT
This window of the Chitinophagales bacterium genome carries:
- a CDS encoding sensor histidine kinase translates to MTNNHHFLDNLIDTVPLGIIVLSETGEVLKTNQQAIEIIGISIEEKEPKEKRLSDLMDSMPEWSEYLQMVIKKRLQPFNFVTSSFENKTLKLQSQWISDTFIIFVEDITKINSIEKQALHATLEGQEQERRRIAQEIHDGLGPLFSSLTMHIESLEAIIEEKTPEFIFECSILRELSKTIAQDIRAISHDLMPSAVEDFGVATALENLCDSTNEVAKAEISFYGTNVEQRLDKNIELGLYRIGQELLNNALKYSKAENIVIQLIRHPNSIVLMVEDDGIGFDNQLMKDKKKGIGWRNINTRTKSLGGLFTIDSRVGEGVLGTVEIPLKN
- a CDS encoding YqgE/AlgH family protein — protein: MNCPEFDRTVVLLCEHDEVKGTFGLVVNRKLKETLSDVVPDIDAFDAPLYYGGPVGENTLYYLHDYSELIEGSTKIAEGIYMGGDFEQIKSLINTRQIDPRFIRFYIGYSGWEGGQLKEEMGTNSWIVVPSQSKYIFGADSTNLWREILRDTNDDHFRIISHFPESPSLN
- a CDS encoding DUF5103 domain-containing protein; its protein translation is MSLLLKPYCIILAHLIFSCKNICFVSFLLCYLSMYAQIPADSIQIDYYYPNKLQYEDAVYKENIRTVLFHVKNQQLTPAIIPLSGELQLELTFDELGEEVNYYSYQLVLCDADWTPSSLDSFDYINGFIEQDITRYQFSLNTFQPYTQYQLEIPNRNMQITKSGNYLLKVYRSGDEDDLVLTRRMIVYENFMRIEGRFSSPTLTAVLRTHQRLDFSLVHKGLNIVNPMAELNVVVLQNGRWDNALKNLKPTFMHVDELIYNFANRNLFEAGNEFRYFDFRSIRYRSERVKRLEEDKEMREKHVYLKEDYPRTPEGIRFRINYTDFNGRYEIGMRDGLFNYLDADYAFVHFTLPFDEPLRNGNIYLFGGFTDWQIAPRYQLKYDYEQKAYQACIYLKQGFYNYQYVLLEDGDFVPKAEPFEGNYYRTENDYTILVYHRKFGARYDRLIGIKTLNSRI